From the Lampris incognitus isolate fLamInc1 chromosome 10, fLamInc1.hap2, whole genome shotgun sequence genome, one window contains:
- the LOC130118958 gene encoding hemoglobin subunit alpha-1-like — protein sequence MSLSPKDKSTVKAFWAKVSPKVEEIGSDALSRMLVVYPQTKTYFSHWKSLEPGSPDVREHGRIIMNGVGEAVGKIEDLKGGLLNLSELHAFTLRVDPANFKIFIHNILVVLAIMFPVEFTPEAHVALDKFLAAVALALAEKYR from the exons ATGAGTCTCTCTCCTAAGGACAAGTCCACCGTCAAGGCTTTCTGGGCCAAGGTATCTCCCAAGGTGGAGGAGATCGGAAGCGATGCTCTGTCCAG GATGTTGGTGGTTTACCCCCAGACCAAGACTTACTTCTCCCACTGGAAGAGCCTGGAGCCCGGCTCCCCTGACGTCAGGGAGCATGGAAGGATCATCATGAACGGAGTCGGAGAAGCCGTGGGCAAAATCGAAGACCTTAAAGGAGGTCTGCTGAACCTCAGTGAGCTGCACGCCTTCACCCTGAGGGTTGACCCTGCTAACTTCAAG ATCTTCATCCACAACATCCTTGTGGTATTGGCCATCATGTTCCCCGTCGAGTTCACCCCTGAGGCTCATGTGGCCTTGGACAAGTTCCTGGCTGCCGTGGCTCTGGCTCTTGCTGAGAAATACCGATAA